From the genome of Pseudomonadota bacterium, one region includes:
- a CDS encoding acyl-CoA dehydrogenase family protein — protein MAQALRGLDRETLDLTLAAFRDFARDHLPDARLIDLDTRDEFPNETVRSLGGEGLGIQLAFIPEAYGGMGGGAFDVYRICEALARVDVGVATGVLATFLGSDPIVYGGTPEQQARWLGRIANEGILMAYGATEPEAGSDLGTLRSTAEPVREHGVVVGYRLNGNKQWISNGGFADVYTFLANAPGGPSWFVVERGAKGLSHGKPEDKHGIRLSNTATVHCEDVYVDADRLVGEVEGQGLVQAQLVFGFTRLMVAAFGLGGGWAAVDRAIAYSLERVQGGGLLATKQGYTHKLIVPHVVQLEGARAFIEETAERIDAGEGTLNTEGAISKYLATEAGNNAAEAAIQAHGGYGYTKEYMVEKIKRDVRITTIYEGTSEIMEMTIARDRWQIQIKSRGQHYHAQARELEQLHARQPAVGADVAALAAHALAEVLEAARVARLTRHQHVLFRVGELVAFVEAAGAFARRAARAAEGELPEKTDRRFDATVLATMSRVFARKVALKVVLEGPQWVAGADGLPDSEGPAFAQRCGLAAVQGAQRGLIADMDRVADALYQRG, from the coding sequence ATGGCGCAGGCATTGCGTGGATTGGACAGAGAGACGCTCGATCTCACCCTTGCCGCCTTTCGCGACTTCGCGCGCGATCACCTGCCCGACGCGCGGCTGATCGACCTCGACACGCGCGACGAGTTCCCGAACGAGACGGTGCGCAGTCTCGGGGGCGAGGGCTTGGGGATCCAGCTCGCGTTCATTCCGGAGGCCTACGGCGGGATGGGTGGCGGGGCCTTCGACGTCTACCGGATCTGCGAGGCGCTGGCCCGCGTCGACGTCGGGGTCGCCACGGGCGTGCTCGCCACTTTCTTGGGCAGCGACCCGATCGTCTACGGTGGCACGCCTGAGCAGCAGGCTCGCTGGCTCGGTCGCATCGCCAACGAGGGCATCCTGATGGCCTATGGGGCGACGGAGCCCGAGGCTGGCAGCGATCTCGGTACGCTGCGGAGCACGGCGGAGCCCGTGCGCGAGCATGGCGTCGTCGTCGGTTACCGCCTCAACGGCAACAAGCAGTGGATCAGCAACGGCGGCTTCGCCGACGTATATACCTTCCTCGCCAACGCCCCTGGAGGGCCGAGCTGGTTCGTCGTCGAGCGCGGAGCCAAGGGCCTCAGCCACGGCAAACCCGAGGACAAGCACGGCATTCGCCTGAGCAACACCGCCACCGTGCACTGCGAGGACGTCTATGTCGACGCCGACCGGCTGGTGGGGGAGGTCGAGGGACAGGGCCTGGTGCAGGCCCAGCTCGTCTTCGGCTTCACGCGCCTGATGGTGGCGGCCTTCGGGCTCGGTGGTGGTTGGGCGGCGGTCGATCGCGCGATCGCCTACTCGCTCGAGCGGGTCCAAGGTGGCGGCCTGTTGGCCACCAAGCAGGGCTACACGCATAAGCTGATCGTTCCACACGTCGTTCAGCTCGAGGGTGCGCGGGCCTTCATCGAGGAGACCGCCGAGCGCATCGATGCCGGTGAGGGAACGCTCAACACCGAGGGGGCGATCTCCAAGTACCTGGCGACCGAGGCGGGCAATAACGCGGCCGAGGCGGCGATCCAGGCCCACGGCGGCTACGGCTACACCAAGGAATACATGGTCGAGAAGATCAAGCGCGACGTGCGCATCACCACGATCTACGAGGGCACCTCGGAGATCATGGAGATGACCATCGCGCGCGATCGCTGGCAGATCCAGATCAAGAGCCGAGGACAGCACTACCACGCGCAGGCGCGCGAGCTGGAGCAGCTCCACGCGCGGCAACCAGCGGTGGGTGCCGACGTGGCGGCGCTGGCGGCGCATGCCTTGGCGGAGGTGCTGGAGGCCGCGCGCGTGGCGCGCTTGACGCGGCATCAGCATGTGCTCTTTCGCGTCGGTGAGCTGGTGGCGTTTGTCGAGGCCGCTGGCGCCTTTGCGCGACGGGCCGCGCGGGCGGCCGAGGGCGAGCTGCCTGAGAAGACGGATCGGCGCTTCGACGCGACCGTCCTCGCCACGATGAGCCGGGTCTTCGCCCGCAAGGTGGCCCTGAAGGTGGTCTTGGAGGGCCCGCAGTGGGTCGCCGGCGCTGATGGCTTGCCAGACAGCGAGGGACCAGCCTTCGCGCAGCGCTGCGGCCTCGCCGCCGTGCAGGGGGCACAGCGCGGGCTGATCGCCGATATGGACCGAGTCGCCGACGCGCTCTATCAGCGCGGTTGA
- a CDS encoding HypC/HybG/HupF family hydrogenase formation chaperone, producing the protein MCLAVPGRILSLSGSELARAARVDFGGAVREVSLAFVPEAQLGDYVVVHVGVAISRLDEEEAAATLQLLGQLGEEAGADTAAERAEGADSAAAARPPAAARTRG; encoded by the coding sequence GTGTGTCTCGCCGTTCCAGGACGCATCCTTAGCCTCAGCGGGAGCGAGCTGGCGCGCGCGGCGCGGGTCGATTTTGGCGGTGCAGTGCGTGAGGTCAGCCTCGCCTTCGTGCCCGAGGCGCAGCTCGGCGACTACGTCGTCGTGCATGTCGGGGTCGCCATCAGCCGCCTGGACGAGGAGGAGGCAGCGGCGACGCTGCAACTCCTCGGGCAGCTCGGCGAGGAGGCGGGCGCGGACACTGCCGCCGAGCGCGCCGAGGGCGCCGACAGCGCAGCGGCAGCCCGCCCGCCCGCCGCTGCCCGCACGCGCGGCTGA
- the hypF gene encoding carbamoyltransferase HypF, whose product MGSRTETSAAGDAARRRLGLELQGVVQGVGYRPFVFRLATELGLSGWVRNDSAGLQIEVEGEARALQRFADRLLREAPRQARVVAQAQRWLSVEGDTAFTIRNSDPATTLKTALIVPDLVLCGACRAEIMTAGDRRCGYPFTNCTDCGPRFSIIAALPYDRGKTTMARFAMCAACQGEYDAPGDRRFHAQPNACARCGPRLALWAPDGRALALGPAALRSAAAALLAGAVLALKGLGGFQLLVSATDEQAVQTLRRRKRRPHQPFAVMVRDLQAAASLVSLSAAAAEVLASAAGPIVLLPRRPAAPLAAAVAPESHRLGLLLPTTPLHALLLAALPGPVVATSGNRSQEPLCIDEREALARLGDLADVFLVHDRPVARPVDDSVVWLTGDTPRLLRRARGFAPLPLRHSRALPALLAVGGQLKSTVALSAGAQLLISQHLGDLGTLESQGAFLRAATDLMRLYETCPRAIAHDLHPDYVSTQWAHRVAAGEQAQARTETARLAGLPLIGVQHHHAHLAACLADNAAEGPALGVIFDGSGYGTDGTIWGGEFLLGDARGYRRFAHLRHFPLPGGEASIREPWRVARALLWTAGGSAALAAAGDLPGLRDASAVEARVLLQMLERGINTPLTSSAGRLFDGVAALLGRPGRVSYEAQGAIALEALADPREAGCYPLPLRAGPSAASPLLLDWQPLLEGLLADLRRGLPLPRLAARFHQTLAAAIVAVAERSGQARVALSGGCFQNTALVERTTRALGAAGFEVLLHRQLPPNDGGLSVGQLLVAAARLEQPDPLDARPCAAGAH is encoded by the coding sequence ATGGGCAGCCGGACGGAGACCTCAGCCGCTGGAGACGCAGCGCGGCGCCGCCTCGGCCTCGAGCTGCAGGGGGTCGTGCAGGGCGTCGGGTATCGCCCCTTCGTCTTTCGTCTGGCCACCGAGCTCGGCCTCAGCGGATGGGTCCGCAACGACAGCGCGGGCCTGCAGATCGAGGTCGAGGGCGAGGCCCGCGCGCTGCAGCGCTTCGCCGACCGCCTGCTGCGCGAGGCGCCGCGCCAGGCGCGGGTGGTGGCCCAAGCGCAGCGCTGGCTCAGCGTTGAGGGCGACACGGCCTTCACGATCCGGAACAGCGACCCGGCGACCACGCTCAAGACGGCGCTGATCGTGCCCGACCTCGTGCTCTGCGGCGCCTGCCGCGCGGAGATCATGACGGCGGGCGATCGTCGCTGTGGCTACCCTTTCACCAACTGCACCGACTGCGGACCGCGCTTCAGCATTATCGCGGCGCTGCCCTACGATCGCGGCAAGACGACGATGGCTCGCTTCGCCATGTGCGCGGCCTGTCAGGGCGAGTACGACGCTCCGGGCGATCGGCGCTTTCACGCCCAACCCAACGCCTGCGCGCGCTGCGGTCCTCGTTTGGCGCTCTGGGCGCCCGACGGCCGCGCGCTGGCGCTCGGCCCGGCCGCGCTGCGCTCGGCCGCCGCGGCCCTCCTCGCCGGCGCGGTCCTCGCGTTGAAGGGGCTGGGCGGCTTTCAGCTGCTGGTCAGCGCCACCGACGAGCAGGCCGTGCAGACCCTTCGCCGACGCAAGCGGCGCCCGCACCAGCCCTTCGCGGTGATGGTGCGCGACCTCCAGGCGGCCGCGTCCCTGGTGTCGCTCTCGGCGGCGGCGGCCGAGGTGCTCGCCTCGGCCGCCGGACCGATCGTCCTGCTGCCCCGACGACCCGCTGCGCCACTCGCCGCGGCGGTCGCGCCGGAGAGCCATCGTCTCGGCCTGCTCCTGCCCACGACGCCGCTGCATGCGCTGCTGCTCGCCGCGCTGCCGGGCCCCGTGGTCGCGACCAGCGGCAATCGGAGCCAGGAACCGCTCTGCATCGACGAACGCGAGGCGCTGGCCCGGCTCGGCGACCTCGCCGACGTGTTTCTCGTCCACGACCGCCCGGTCGCGCGACCCGTCGACGACAGCGTGGTCTGGCTGACGGGCGACACCCCGCGGCTCCTGCGCCGCGCGCGAGGCTTTGCGCCCCTGCCCCTGCGCCACTCGCGCGCGCTGCCCGCGCTGCTCGCCGTCGGTGGCCAGCTCAAGAGCACCGTGGCGCTGAGCGCCGGCGCACAGCTCTTGATCAGCCAGCACCTCGGCGACCTGGGCACGCTCGAGAGCCAAGGCGCCTTCCTGCGCGCGGCCACCGACCTGATGCGCCTCTACGAGACCTGTCCCCGCGCCATCGCCCACGATTTGCATCCGGACTACGTCTCGACCCAGTGGGCCCACCGCGTCGCGGCGGGGGAGCAAGCGCAGGCGAGGACGGAGACGGCGCGGCTCGCCGGGCTGCCGCTGATCGGCGTCCAGCATCACCACGCCCACCTGGCGGCCTGCCTGGCCGACAACGCGGCAGAGGGGCCCGCCCTGGGGGTCATCTTCGATGGCAGCGGCTACGGCACCGACGGCACGATCTGGGGCGGCGAGTTTCTGTTGGGCGACGCCCGCGGCTATCGTCGCTTCGCCCATTTGCGCCACTTTCCGCTGCCCGGCGGCGAGGCCAGCATCCGCGAGCCTTGGCGCGTGGCGCGTGCCCTGCTGTGGACGGCCGGTGGGTCTGCCGCGCTGGCCGCGGCCGGCGACCTGCCCGGGCTGCGCGACGCCAGCGCGGTCGAGGCCCGCGTGCTGCTGCAGATGCTGGAGCGCGGGATCAACACGCCCCTGACCAGCAGCGCCGGTCGCCTCTTCGACGGCGTGGCAGCGCTGCTCGGGCGACCCGGGCGCGTCAGCTACGAGGCCCAGGGGGCGATCGCGCTCGAGGCGCTGGCCGATCCGCGGGAGGCAGGGTGCTACCCGCTGCCGCTTCGCGCGGGCCCGAGCGCCGCGAGCCCGCTGCTGCTCGATTGGCAGCCCCTGCTCGAGGGGCTCCTCGCGGACCTGCGCCGCGGCCTGCCGCTGCCGCGGCTGGCGGCTCGCTTTCACCAAACCCTGGCCGCGGCGATCGTCGCGGTCGCGGAGCGCAGCGGGCAAGCGCGCGTGGCGCTCAGCGGTGGCTGTTTTCAGAACACAGCGCTCGTCGAGCGCACGACGCGCGCGCTGGGCGCGGCGGGCTTCGAGGTGCTGCTGCATCGGCAGCTACCGCCCAATGACGGCGGGCTTAGCGTCGGCCAGCTCCTCGTCGCTGCGGCTCGGCTGGAGCAACCCGACCCGCTCGACGCGCGCCCCTGCGCCGCGGGCGCGCACTGA
- the hypD gene encoding hydrogenase formation protein HypD produces MRYLDEYRRSEQVAPWLAAIGAAITRPLTLMEVCGGQTNTFLRCGLDGLLPEALTLVHGPGCPVCVTPIALIDHALAIAAQPGVIFTSFGDMLRVPGSRDDLRALKARGADVRVVYSPLDALRLAQQHPAREVVFFGVGFETTAPANALALLQAHAAGLRNFSLLSAHVLVPPAIEAILSEGDHRVEGFLAAGHVCAVMGYWQYEPIAARHQVPIVVTGFEPLDLLQGIYRAVTALAAGRAGVWNQYRRAVRREGNRAAQQLLERVFERCDRPWRGLGTLPASGLRLRDAWRDYDAAARFPLTQPAAAESTACLAGEVLRGLRKPPSCPAFGAHCTPDHPLGAPMVSSEGACAAYYRYRSIT; encoded by the coding sequence GTGCGCTACCTTGACGAGTATCGTCGCAGCGAGCAGGTCGCGCCGTGGCTGGCGGCGATCGGCGCCGCAATCACGCGCCCGTTGACCTTGATGGAGGTCTGCGGCGGCCAGACGAATACCTTCTTGAGGTGCGGCCTCGACGGCCTCCTGCCGGAGGCCTTGACCCTGGTCCACGGTCCCGGCTGCCCGGTCTGCGTCACGCCGATCGCGCTGATCGACCATGCGTTGGCGATCGCCGCGCAGCCAGGCGTGATCTTCACCTCCTTCGGCGACATGCTGCGCGTGCCCGGGAGCCGCGACGATCTGCGCGCCCTGAAGGCGCGCGGGGCCGACGTGCGCGTCGTTTACTCGCCGCTCGACGCTCTGCGCCTGGCACAGCAGCATCCGGCGCGCGAGGTGGTCTTCTTCGGCGTCGGCTTCGAAACCACCGCGCCCGCCAACGCCCTCGCCCTACTGCAGGCGCACGCCGCGGGGCTGCGGAACTTCTCGCTGCTCAGCGCCCACGTGCTGGTTCCGCCCGCGATCGAGGCGATCCTCAGCGAGGGCGACCATCGCGTCGAGGGCTTCCTCGCCGCGGGGCATGTCTGCGCGGTGATGGGCTACTGGCAATACGAGCCCATCGCAGCACGCCACCAGGTCCCCATCGTCGTCACCGGCTTCGAGCCCCTCGACCTGCTGCAGGGCATCTACCGCGCCGTGACGGCGCTGGCAGCGGGGCGCGCCGGGGTCTGGAACCAGTACCGGCGCGCGGTCCGCAGAGAGGGCAATCGAGCGGCGCAGCAGCTCCTCGAGCGCGTCTTCGAGCGCTGCGACCGGCCGTGGCGCGGCCTCGGGACCTTGCCTGCCAGCGGCCTACGCCTGCGCGACGCCTGGCGCGATTACGATGCCGCCGCGCGCTTTCCCCTGACCCAGCCCGCGGCAGCGGAGAGCACGGCGTGCCTGGCCGGGGAGGTTCTGCGCGGCCTGCGCAAGCCGCCCTCCTGCCCCGCCTTCGGCGCGCACTGCACGCCCGACCATCCGCTCGGCGCGCCAATGGTCTCGTCGGAAGGCGCCTGCGCCGCCTACTATCGCTACCGGAGCATCACGTGA
- the hypB gene encoding hydrogenase nickel incorporation protein HypB: MHEIAVGAGILAHNDTLAQQNRKHFREHGVYVLNLMSAPGAGKTTLLERTVVALAARYRLAVIEGDVQTRLDADRIARHGVPAVQINTGAACHLDARMIQQALQVFDLDALDLLLIENVGNLVCPAEFDLGEQEKVMLLSVAEGDDKPLKYPVMFHAARALLINKVDLLPYVDFDPARAERDARALNLDLEVLRLSARTGEGLEAWYAWLAGRIEGQRARG, translated from the coding sequence ATGCACGAGATCGCCGTCGGGGCCGGAATCTTGGCCCACAATGACACGCTGGCGCAGCAGAACCGGAAGCACTTCCGCGAGCACGGCGTCTATGTGCTGAACCTGATGAGCGCCCCGGGGGCCGGCAAGACGACCCTGCTCGAGCGGACGGTCGTCGCGTTGGCGGCGCGCTATCGCCTGGCCGTGATCGAGGGCGACGTGCAGACGCGCCTCGATGCCGATCGCATCGCGCGTCATGGCGTCCCGGCAGTGCAGATCAATACCGGCGCCGCTTGTCATCTCGATGCCCGCATGATCCAGCAGGCGCTGCAGGTCTTCGACCTCGATGCCCTCGATCTCCTGCTGATCGAGAACGTCGGCAATCTCGTCTGCCCGGCGGAGTTCGACCTCGGCGAGCAGGAGAAGGTGATGCTCCTCTCGGTCGCCGAGGGGGACGACAAGCCGCTCAAGTACCCCGTGATGTTCCATGCCGCGCGGGCGTTGCTAATTAATAAGGTCGACCTGCTGCCCTATGTCGACTTCGATCCGGCGCGCGCCGAGCGCGATGCCCGGGCGCTCAATCTCGACCTCGAGGTCTTGCGGCTGTCGGCGCGCACGGGGGAGGGGCTGGAGGCCTGGTACGCCTGGCTCGCCGGACGCATCGAAGGCCAGCGGGCGCGGGGCTGA
- a CDS encoding hydrogenase maturation nickel metallochaperone HypA: MIARVAREQGAARVNSATVAIGELSTVAPAALEFAFEALRAGTVAADCRIVVQSVPLVLCCPRCELERPGRRERPGCPRCGAESAAVVAGRELRLLAIDVED, translated from the coding sequence TTGATTGCGCGAGTCGCTCGCGAGCAGGGTGCCGCCCGCGTGAACTCGGCGACAGTCGCCATCGGCGAGCTCTCGACCGTTGCGCCCGCGGCGCTCGAGTTCGCCTTCGAGGCGCTGCGGGCGGGCACCGTCGCCGCGGACTGCCGGATCGTGGTGCAGTCCGTGCCGCTGGTGCTGTGTTGTCCACGCTGCGAACTGGAGCGCCCGGGCCGCCGCGAGCGACCCGGCTGTCCACGCTGCGGGGCGGAGTCAGCGGCTGTCGTGGCTGGACGTGAGCTGCGCCTCTTGGCCATCGACGTGGAGGACTAG
- a CDS encoding YbjQ family protein encodes MILTNIENVPGFQVVEHMGLVSGSTVRSKHVGRDLMAGLKNIFGGELKGYTELLNEARGEAIERMTQQARALGANAIVNVRFSTSAVAAGAAELYAYGTAVRVE; translated from the coding sequence ATGATTCTGACCAACATCGAAAACGTGCCCGGCTTCCAGGTGGTCGAGCACATGGGGCTGGTCTCCGGCAGCACCGTGCGCTCGAAGCACGTCGGGCGCGACCTGATGGCCGGGCTGAAGAACATCTTCGGTGGCGAGCTCAAGGGCTACACCGAGCTCCTGAACGAGGCCCGCGGGGAGGCCATCGAGCGGATGACCCAGCAGGCCAGGGCGTTGGGAGCGAACGCGATCGTCAACGTGCGCTTCTCGACCTCCGCTGTCGCGGCCGGAGCCGCCGAGCTCTATGCCTACGGCACCGCCGTGCGCGTCGAGTAG
- a CDS encoding heavy metal-binding domain-containing protein, protein MFDLIVFAGLLGCGYFIGGYYERSHYRSIRAREAASLSLSLLTGKAIDPDWQVTQATLVTGVCVISVDYFKSVAASLRNLVGGRVSAYEHLLDRARREALLRMKEEAAVLGSKVVVVNVRLETSSISGMKADGRSSRVASIEVLAYGTALALA, encoded by the coding sequence ATGTTCGATCTCATCGTCTTCGCCGGGTTGTTGGGCTGCGGGTACTTCATCGGCGGATACTACGAACGCAGCCACTATCGCAGCATTCGCGCGCGTGAGGCGGCCTCGCTCTCGCTCTCGCTGCTGACCGGCAAGGCGATCGATCCAGACTGGCAGGTGACCCAGGCAACCTTGGTCACCGGGGTCTGCGTGATCTCGGTCGACTACTTCAAGAGCGTGGCGGCCAGCCTGCGCAACCTGGTGGGCGGGCGCGTCTCGGCCTATGAGCACCTGCTCGATCGCGCGCGCCGTGAGGCGCTGCTGCGGATGAAGGAGGAGGCGGCCGTGCTGGGTAGCAAGGTCGTCGTGGTCAACGTGCGGCTCGAGACCTCGTCGATCAGTGGGATGAAGGCGGACGGTCGCTCCAGCCGCGTCGCCTCGATCGAGGTCCTCGCCTACGGCACGGCCCTCGCACTCGCTTGA
- a CDS encoding M48 family metallopeptidase — MKLTNRLPPEGINASAQSPLVELGYLLAGVVAAVVLVYFALGLVADALVARISPQTEARLARLLLPATEALAPKRRARRAPQQLLDRLVEKAPPLPYPIRVQIACDPAINALALPGGHIVLLQGLLDRVRSENELALILAHELGHFHLRHHLRGLGRGLVWVSVMALLHLGTHYASALINGTGRLVAMRYSQEQEVAADRFGAELLAKVYGHVGGLADFFLRMARERPEAALLGWFSTHPAATQRLARLRALVQQRGWREGPRQPWAKVESGCPPLVEKPRSSPPQGQKDAAPRPEGSGGAQAGPGQRPGTRQGAR, encoded by the coding sequence TTGAAGCTCACGAATCGCCTGCCCCCCGAGGGGATCAACGCCAGCGCGCAAAGCCCTCTCGTCGAGCTCGGGTACCTCCTCGCCGGGGTCGTCGCAGCCGTCGTGCTCGTCTATTTCGCGCTTGGCCTGGTCGCGGACGCGCTCGTGGCCCGCATCTCCCCGCAAACCGAGGCCCGACTTGCACGGCTGCTCCTCCCGGCGACCGAGGCGCTCGCGCCCAAGCGCCGCGCTCGGCGCGCCCCGCAGCAGCTCCTCGACCGGCTGGTAGAGAAGGCCCCGCCGCTGCCCTATCCGATCCGGGTGCAGATCGCCTGCGACCCAGCGATCAACGCCCTGGCCCTGCCCGGCGGGCATATCGTGCTGCTACAAGGCCTGCTCGATCGTGTGCGCTCAGAGAACGAGCTGGCGCTGATCCTCGCGCACGAGCTCGGTCATTTTCACCTGCGGCACCACCTGCGGGGGCTCGGTCGCGGCCTGGTCTGGGTCAGCGTGATGGCGCTGCTGCACCTCGGCACCCACTACGCTTCGGCCCTAATCAACGGCACGGGCCGGCTGGTGGCGATGCGCTACAGCCAGGAGCAGGAGGTGGCCGCTGACCGCTTTGGCGCCGAGCTCTTGGCCAAGGTCTACGGCCACGTGGGCGGGCTCGCCGATTTCTTCCTGCGGATGGCCCGCGAACGGCCGGAAGCGGCGCTCCTCGGTTGGTTCTCGACGCACCCCGCGGCAACGCAGCGGCTGGCGCGGCTGAGGGCGCTGGTGCAGCAGCGCGGCTGGCGCGAAGGGCCACGACAGCCCTGGGCCAAGGTCGAGAGCGGCTGCCCTCCGCTGGTCGAAAAGCCGCGATCATCGCCCCCGCAGGGGCAGAAGGACGCGGCGCCTCGGCCTGAGGGGAGTGGAGGGGCGCAGGCAGGACCAGGGCAACGCCCAGGAACTCGCCAAGGAGCTCGCTAG
- a CDS encoding PQQ-binding-like beta-propeller repeat protein, whose product MAQRGFWIIVITGLAAGCSDSASSQRDGGLDAARLDAQGVRTDSAPPLRDGAADRGVSTDAAVLGCGDGLCSAGEDCNSCERDCGACGLWTSQSAPAASDLETVFFPVNSLRGYAAGAAGTLLATSNGGLLWTSVAPTTPAVEATLRAMHFVDALQGVVVGDSGTILRTVDGGASWTTSAAGFTGALRGVAFVDALHGLAVGDGGAILRTSDGGASWGSASNSAGATLRSVAFADAQHALAVGDGGLIVRSSDGGNSWTPVITAAVATDLRAVAFGPGTSTAYAVGADGALIKSADAGLSWQRLIIDGAPDLRAVAFPVDALHGCVVGDTGIVLRTRDGGASWRRENVRGNPALRGLSFPAHWVHGYAVGRGGVIAKRQPAWDETVLYDTELAGQPRISILPGATPADRVIFAGTSAGLLFALRDFERIPLYRPVALDGAVGNRAPVGGLEGETGATIFVGTKGGFGYAVNAADGALRWRTDGDASSTGLQPLGEALAASPVVSPSRNLAFFAARGAASAASRLFAFDAKTGVCRWVFNGDCDGATGTLAVGATDAGPIHDAAARPLYLGSTRRAGGATLWAIDAGESAGGSVLWSRDLGPSSGSPAFGEASAPRVSFYFGSADGRFWRVRASDGASCWAASGTTCADASGAEEAFCTASDARAASCAAGSSVVGGPSPIFSGPSAGRVVFATADGFLRMLDGNGGLQWKSAAPIAGASAPLVLPEPTNRVYVGSSDGRLYQFNLADGAAQGSRVVGDGSAAVGSPVHAQRLYVSTTDGRIFRFDVPFAP is encoded by the coding sequence ATGGCGCAGCGAGGCTTCTGGATCATCGTCATCACGGGCCTGGCAGCGGGCTGCAGCGATAGCGCTTCCTCCCAGCGCGACGGCGGCCTCGACGCCGCTCGCCTCGATGCCCAAGGCGTCCGGACGGACAGTGCCCCACCGCTGCGGGATGGCGCCGCCGATCGCGGGGTGAGCACGGACGCCGCGGTGCTTGGCTGCGGCGACGGGCTCTGCAGCGCCGGCGAGGACTGCAACAGCTGCGAGCGCGATTGCGGGGCCTGCGGCCTGTGGACGAGCCAGAGCGCACCGGCAGCCAGCGATCTCGAGACCGTCTTCTTTCCGGTCAACTCGCTGCGCGGCTATGCCGCCGGCGCCGCGGGCACGCTGCTCGCCACCAGCAACGGCGGCCTGCTCTGGACCAGCGTGGCCCCGACGACGCCCGCCGTCGAGGCGACCCTGCGCGCGATGCACTTCGTCGACGCGCTGCAGGGCGTGGTCGTCGGCGACAGCGGCACGATCCTGCGCACTGTCGACGGCGGAGCGAGCTGGACCACGAGCGCCGCTGGCTTCACGGGCGCGCTGCGCGGCGTGGCCTTCGTCGATGCGCTGCACGGCCTGGCCGTCGGCGATGGGGGAGCCATCCTGCGCACCAGCGACGGCGGGGCGAGCTGGGGCAGCGCGAGCAACAGCGCCGGCGCCACGCTCCGCTCGGTGGCCTTCGCCGATGCGCAGCATGCGCTTGCCGTCGGCGACGGTGGGCTGATCGTCCGCAGCAGCGACGGCGGCAACAGCTGGACACCGGTGATCACCGCCGCCGTCGCCACTGACCTGCGCGCGGTCGCCTTTGGGCCGGGCACGAGCACGGCCTACGCGGTCGGGGCCGACGGCGCCCTGATCAAGAGCGCGGACGCCGGGCTCAGCTGGCAGCGGCTGATCATCGACGGTGCGCCGGACCTCCGGGCGGTCGCCTTCCCTGTCGATGCCCTCCACGGCTGCGTGGTCGGCGACACGGGGATCGTGCTGCGCACGCGTGACGGCGGGGCGAGCTGGCGCCGCGAAAACGTCCGGGGCAACCCGGCGCTGCGCGGACTCTCCTTCCCCGCGCACTGGGTTCATGGCTACGCGGTGGGTCGCGGCGGCGTGATCGCCAAGCGCCAACCAGCCTGGGACGAGACGGTGCTCTATGACACCGAGCTGGCCGGTCAGCCGCGGATCTCGATCCTGCCGGGTGCGACGCCGGCCGACCGGGTGATCTTCGCCGGCACCAGCGCGGGCCTGCTCTTCGCCCTCCGCGACTTCGAGCGCATTCCGCTCTACCGGCCGGTCGCCCTCGACGGCGCTGTCGGCAACCGCGCGCCCGTCGGCGGGCTCGAGGGCGAGACCGGGGCGACGATCTTCGTCGGCACCAAGGGCGGCTTTGGCTACGCGGTCAACGCGGCGGATGGCGCGCTTCGCTGGCGCACCGACGGCGATGCCAGCAGCACGGGACTGCAACCCCTGGGTGAGGCGCTGGCGGCCTCCCCCGTGGTGTCGCCTTCGCGCAACCTGGCCTTCTTTGCGGCCCGCGGCGCCGCCTCGGCGGCCAGCCGCCTCTTTGCCTTCGACGCCAAGACGGGGGTCTGCCGCTGGGTCTTCAACGGCGACTGCGATGGGGCCACGGGCACGCTCGCGGTCGGCGCCACCGACGCCGGCCCGATTCATGACGCTGCCGCACGGCCGCTCTACCTCGGCAGCACACGCCGCGCTGGCGGCGCCACGCTCTGGGCCATCGACGCCGGTGAGAGCGCGGGCGGCAGCGTGCTCTGGAGCAGGGATCTGGGTCCGAGCAGCGGTTCGCCAGCCTTCGGCGAGGCCAGTGCGCCGCGCGTCAGCTTTTACTTCGGCAGCGCCGATGGGCGATTCTGGCGCGTCCGCGCCAGTGACGGTGCCAGCTGCTGGGCGGCGAGCGGCACCACCTGCGCGGATGCCTCGGGGGCCGAAGAGGCCTTCTGCACGGCGAGCGACGCCCGGGCCGCGAGCTGTGCCGCGGGCAGCAGCGTGGTCGGCGGTCCCTCACCGATCTTCAGCGGACCCTCCGCCGGCCGCGTCGTCTTTGCCACCGCGGACGGCTTCCTGCGGATGCTCGACGGCAACGGGGGCCTGCAATGGAAGAGCGCAGCACCGATCGCCGGCGCGAGCGCCCCCCTGGTGCTGCCGGAGCCGACCAATCGCGTCTACGTCGGCTCGAGTGACGGCCGCCTCTACCAGTTCAACCTGGCCGACGGCGCCGCGCAGGGCAGCCGGGTCGTGGGCGACGGCAGCGCGGCCGTGGGCAGCCCGGTTCACGCCCAGCGACTCTATGTCAGCACGACCGACGGACGGATCTTCCGCTTCGACGTGCCCTTCGCGCCCTAG